The Meiothermus sp. region CACCCCGCCCACGTGATAAAGCGGGTGCCAGAGCAAAAACGGCGACGAAAGCGGGTCGGAAGGGGGTGGGCCAGACTGCGCCGCCATCCAGACCAAAGGCGCCCGCACCCGCTCCTCGCTAAAGTACTCTCGCGCCACCTCGCCATAGGGCCGCAGAATCTGCGGCAGCCGCTTCTGCCAGTCGCGCCCGAAGCCGGCCCCCCAGATCATCTTCTGGCCCAGGTTCAGGGGGCTGGGCGAGGCCAAAAAGGCCTCTTTGACGGCCTGGGCAAAGGGCAGCCAGTCGCGCATGAAGCGACGATAGGCCTCCCCCTGGCCGGGGTAGCGCTCGTCGAGTTCGGCTGCCGTGCGCTCGGGGTCGCGCCAGACAAACCAGCTCTCTTTGGCATCGGAGGCGTGGAAGAGCGGGTCGAGCTCGAGGTACTCGAGCCCGTACTGATACAGCTTGAGTTCCTCGGGAATGGGGGTCAGGCGGATCAGGATATGGGCGCTACCCCCCAGGTCGAAGCGGAATCCCTGGTGGTCAATGGTCGAGACCGCCCCGCCCGGCACCCCCCGCCGCTCGAACACCCCCACCCGGTAGCCCGCCTGGGCCAGGTAGGCCGCCGTCACCAGCGCGTTGTGCCCGGCGCCCACCACCACCACGTCGAAGTCCGGCATACGGGGAGCATCATACGCCGATAGCTGGGCCAACAACCTATTGGAGACGGACAATTCCCTGAGGATTCGACGCCGACCCTAAACCCTTGAAACCCGTCTAGGCCCCTCGCAGCCAGAGGGCCTTGGGCAACAGCCTCACCCGTTCGTAGGTGGAAAGCGAGGCCCGCCTCGAGAGGTTGTCCCAGCCCATCAGCTCGAGCTTGTCCAGAATGCCCTGGTACTGCAAAGCGGCCAGGGCAATGGCCCCGCGCCCGGTCTTGAGGTACTTGAGGCCCATCAGCCCCTCGCGGTAGAGCCGGCGGGCGTCGGCGGCCAGTTCGCGCATCAGGCCCACGTAGCGCGGGCTAATGTAGCCCTGGCGCAGGTCTTCGAAAGACACCCCGTATTTTTGCATCAGCTCGGCAGGTAGGTAGACCCTGCCCAGGGCCAGGTCTTCGCCCACATCGCGCAGGCAGTTGGTGAGCTGCATGGCCTGACCCAGCTTGATGGCGGCTTGGCGGCCCGCCTCGCCCGCACCGCCAATGGGGGCAATCATCAGACCCACCGTCCCGGCCACCTGGTAGCAGTAGGCGTATAGCTCATCCAGGGTTTGCAGGCGCACCGGGTTCAGGTCGGCCAGAAAGCCTGCTTTCATATCGGCGAAGGCTTGCCTGGGAATATCCCAGCGCTCCAGGGCCCAGGCCAGGGCCACTTCCCAGTCTTCTCGGGGAACCCCCACATAGGCCCGTTCGATGCCGGCCCACCATTCGTTCAAATCGGCCAGCGGGTTGGCCGACTCATCCACGGCATCGTCACCGATGCGGCAAGCTGCATACACCGCCCAGGCGCCCTTGCGGGCTTCGCCCCTAAACAGCAAGCTACCGTAATAAAACGTGGCCGAGTGGCGCCGGATAATCTCCGATACAGCCTGCCAGTTGGGTTCCATAAAAGTCTCCTGAAAGTGCTATTGGCCCAGAATGCCCTTATCCTCTGGTTGTGACTTTTGTCCCTGTCACAAATCCTACCGAACCCTCCCGCCAGCCATCTACCTTGAAACCACTTTTGGACAGAGAATCCATTAGCTCGGAAAGGGCCGGAAAGCGCAATCCAGTCCATTCCAACACGCGCTGGAGGAGGCTGTCGGAACGGTGGCTAAACATAATCCACAGACGACCACCGGGTTTGAGCACCCTGTACATCTCGTCCGCCACCACCTGGGGCTGGGGAAACTCGTTCCAACTGCCCCCCACCACCACCCCATCCACCCAAGCCTCGGGCAAGGGAATGGCCTCGGCGCGGGCCAACAGGGGCACGAAACCCTCATAGCCCCTAGCTTTCCAGAGAGCCACTTTCAACATCGCCGGCGAGAGGTCGAGGGCATAGACCCGCCCGGCGCCGGCCCCCAGCAAAGCCCGGGCGTACAGGCCCGTAGAGGTTCCCAGATCTAAGAAGTGCATTCCTGCAACCGGCTCTTGGGCTTTCAGCATCAGGTTCAGCTCCTCCTGTAGCGGAAAGGGCCGCCCGGAGAGCAGCGTGAGCGCCCGCCGGCGCCAGAGCTCGTAACCCAGGGCCGTCAGGGGGAACAGGTTGGTTCGGGCTGCCAGCGTAAGGGGCGCTTTAATGCGTTGGTCAGGGAACAATGTACGCATGATGGGCCTCGTATTCAGACAGGTTCCTAAACTTGAACAAACCATAGACATCGAATCTCCCAAACCCTTGACACAAGTTATACAGTAGCGTATCCTATTTTTCAACCTAAGGGTTGATTTATGCGCAACGATCTCGGGGTCTACACCATCGCCGAAGTGGAGGAACGCACAGGGCTTTCCACCGCCCTGCTGCGCCAATGGGAGCGGCGGTACGGGTTCCCCCGGCCCGAGCGTTCACCGGGTGGACACAGGCTCTACAGCGAGACCGACCTCGAGGCCCTGCGCCACATCAAGCAGTGGATCGCCGAAGGGGTGGCCCCCGCCCAAGCCGTGCGGCGCTACCTCGAGGGCCTGACCCAGGAAGGGCCCCGCCCCCCCGAGACGCTCTCGCTCGAGCTCGAGGAGGCCCTGCTACGCGCCGATACCGAAGCCGCCGAGCGCATTCTCTCGGAAGCCCACAAACTACACCCCATGGAGACCGTGGTCATGGAGGTCATCTCGCCCTGCCTGCGCCGCATCGGCGACGGCTGGCACATGGGCCGGGTCACCACCGCGCAAGAACATTTTGCCAGCACCTACCTGCGGGGCACCTTGCAGGGCTTGCTGGGCCTGATGGGCGGGTCGCTGGGCCCTACGCTGGTGGTCTCGACCCTGCCGGGGGAGCAACACGAAATCGGGAGCCTGATCACTGCGCTGTTCTTACGTCGGGCCGGTTATACCGTGCACTACCTGGGGCCCAACACCCCCCTGGCCGACCTCAAGTCGTTTGCCGAACGCACCGGGGCCAAGGCGGTTGTGCTCTCGGCAGTACAGCCCATCTCGCTGGAGTCGCTGCCACACGAGGCGTTGCGCCACCTGGCGCCTTTGGTGGTGGTGGGAGGCCGGGCGGCGGCCAACGACCCTAGGCTGGTGGAGCGGCTGGGAGCGCTCTACCTGGGCAACGACCCCCGGGCACTGGCCGAGTCGCTGGCAGCAGCCTTGAAGGAGGCCGGGGTATGGTAGCGCTGGGCGGGGCGGATGCTCTTCGTGGAGCAAAACCAACATTTTTCTGTCAAGTTGCAGTCTCACAAGTCCTGTTCAAGGAGGCCGTATGAAAAAGGTACGCAGAAAAGAAGTGATCTATCGGGCCGGCGACCGCGCGGATGCGCTTTTCCACCTCGAGCGCGGCCTGGTACGCATCATCGAGATTCTGCCCGATGGGCGCCAGCTCACCCTGCGCCACGTCTTGCCGGGCGATTATTTTGGTGAAGAGGCTCTCTCGGAGCGGCAATACAAGTACACCGCCGAAGCCCTGACCGAGGCGGCGGCCTTTGCAGTAGACCCCAAAACGCTTTCCAACGACGACCTACGGGCCCTGGCTGCCAGCCTGGCCAACCAGATGGCCCAGGTACAGGCCTACGAGACCCACCTCCAGTGGGGCGAGCTGCGCAGCCGCATCTGCCGCTACCTGCTCTACCTGGCCGCCACCGCTGCCCAAGGCCGGGATGAACGCGGAGTCTACGTCACCGCCAGCCACGAAGAGATCGCCGACGCCACTGCCTCCACCCGTGAGTCGGTCAGCAAGCTGCTCTCCGACCTGCGCCACGAGGGCATCCTGGACACCGGCTACCGCAAAATTTACTTGGTAGACCGCAAGACCTTAGAGCTCGAGGCCGAAAGTCGCATGCTGCAAGCAGTTTAGTATGAAGGTACTGCTCATCGGCGGCAGCGGCTATGTGGGAAGCCACCTAGCCCGGCACCTGCTGGCGCAGGGCCACCAGGTCACGGTGGCCTCGAGGCGGGGCGAAGGCCCCCTCGCAGGGGTGCGCTACGTGATGGCCGATGCCGCCAAAGACGAGGGTCTGCTCGAGGCGGCCCAGGGCCAGGAAGCCCTGATCTACCTGGTAGGCATCATCCGCGAACGGGGCCAGACCTTCCGCCAGGCCCACGTGGAGGGGGTGCGCCACAGCCTGGTAGCAGCCAAGACCGCAGGTATACGGCGTTTTGTGCACATGTCGGCGCTGGGCGCTGCCCGGGGCACCGGCAGCCGCTACTACGAGACCAAGGCCGAAGGTGAGGAACTGGTACAGGCCTCCGGGCTGGACTGGACGATTCTGCGCCCCAGCCTGATTTTCGGGGTAGGCGATGAGTTCTTTGGGGGTATTTTGAAAGGGTTGGTTACCGCACCCATTCCCTTCATCCCCCAAATTGGCGACGGCAGCTTTGTGTTCCGACCCATCTGGGTGGGGGATGTGGCCGCCGCTTTTGAACAATCCCTGCAACGTCCTGCTACCCTCCAGCGCAGCTACAACCTGGTAGGGCCCAAAGAGTACACCCTCCGCGAACTGCTGCTCTTGGTGCGCGATACCCTGGGTTCCCGCAAGCCCCTGCTACCCATCCCGCTGGCCCTGATGAACCTGGTAGTGCCCCTCATCTCCCCCCTGCCCTTCAGTCCCATTACCCTGGATCAGTACCGCCAACTCAAAATGGGCAACACTGCCGACCCCACCCACATGCGCAAGGCTTTCTCTCTGGAGGAGCGAACCCTGGAAGTGGAGTTGCCTCGAATCCTCACAACCAAACGGTGGGTGGGTGCTTAGCCTGGAATACGGTTAAAAAACCCAGGTGGGCCTACCCTAAGGGCGTGACCGAGTCTGCCCGGGGTTACCTGCTGAAGATGAACACGCCCACCGAACCGCTCAAACGCTTCGAGCAAGCGCCCCCCCACAGCCGCGAGGGCCTGCTCAAGCTATGGGCTGCGCTGGCGCCCCAGGTGCGCGCCGCCGATCCAGGGCGCTATTTTGCTATACAAGAAGCCCTCGAGCAGGATATTCCCTTTCCGGTACTGGTGCTCTACGTGTTCCGCGAGTGCCGCCGGGCCCTGGAAGACAACCCAGCCCAAGAACGCGCCGCC contains the following coding sequences:
- a CDS encoding phytoene/squalene synthase family protein: MEPNWQAVSEIIRRHSATFYYGSLLFRGEARKGAWAVYAACRIGDDAVDESANPLADLNEWWAGIERAYVGVPREDWEVALAWALERWDIPRQAFADMKAGFLADLNPVRLQTLDELYAYCYQVAGTVGLMIAPIGGAGEAGRQAAIKLGQAMQLTNCLRDVGEDLALGRVYLPAELMQKYGVSFEDLRQGYISPRYVGLMRELAADARRLYREGLMGLKYLKTGRGAIALAALQYQGILDKLELMGWDNLSRRASLSTYERVRLLPKALWLRGA
- a CDS encoding class I SAM-dependent methyltransferase, whose product is MRTLFPDQRIKAPLTLAARTNLFPLTALGYELWRRRALTLLSGRPFPLQEELNLMLKAQEPVAGMHFLDLGTSTGLYARALLGAGAGRVYALDLSPAMLKVALWKARGYEGFVPLLARAEAIPLPEAWVDGVVVGGSWNEFPQPQVVADEMYRVLKPGGRLWIMFSHRSDSLLQRVLEWTGLRFPALSELMDSLSKSGFKVDGWREGSVGFVTGTKVTTRG
- a CDS encoding MerR family transcriptional regulator codes for the protein MRNDLGVYTIAEVEERTGLSTALLRQWERRYGFPRPERSPGGHRLYSETDLEALRHIKQWIAEGVAPAQAVRRYLEGLTQEGPRPPETLSLELEEALLRADTEAAERILSEAHKLHPMETVVMEVISPCLRRIGDGWHMGRVTTAQEHFASTYLRGTLQGLLGLMGGSLGPTLVVSTLPGEQHEIGSLITALFLRRAGYTVHYLGPNTPLADLKSFAERTGAKAVVLSAVQPISLESLPHEALRHLAPLVVVGGRAAANDPRLVERLGALYLGNDPRALAESLAAALKEAGVW
- a CDS encoding cyclic nucleotide-binding domain-containing protein is translated as MKKVRRKEVIYRAGDRADALFHLERGLVRIIEILPDGRQLTLRHVLPGDYFGEEALSERQYKYTAEALTEAAAFAVDPKTLSNDDLRALAASLANQMAQVQAYETHLQWGELRSRICRYLLYLAATAAQGRDERGVYVTASHEEIADATASTRESVSKLLSDLRHEGILDTGYRKIYLVDRKTLELEAESRMLQAV
- a CDS encoding complex I NDUFA9 subunit family protein, with product MKVLLIGGSGYVGSHLARHLLAQGHQVTVASRRGEGPLAGVRYVMADAAKDEGLLEAAQGQEALIYLVGIIRERGQTFRQAHVEGVRHSLVAAKTAGIRRFVHMSALGAARGTGSRYYETKAEGEELVQASGLDWTILRPSLIFGVGDEFFGGILKGLVTAPIPFIPQIGDGSFVFRPIWVGDVAAAFEQSLQRPATLQRSYNLVGPKEYTLRELLLLVRDTLGSRKPLLPIPLALMNLVVPLISPLPFSPITLDQYRQLKMGNTADPTHMRKAFSLEERTLEVELPRILTTKRWVGA